GCTTGAGCTATGCCTGCGCTACACAATAAAAAGCCAAGGATTAAGAGCTTTTTCATTGGAAAACCAATTAATAGATAGTAGCCATACCAGCTTAGCTCCACTAATGGCCAATGCTCGCCAACTGTTGGTTCTAACCCAGCTATTGGCGCAAGTTTAATATAGCGTAACCCGCGGCAGTAGCTAGGCTTGAAGAGTAGGTCTCATAGCTCCGGCACCGGGTTTCAGTCACTTTGAGTTACTATGGTTTTCGCCAGCGGCTCAGTTAGCGGCGGCCTTCGGCTTCCGTCAGCGTTTGGCCATTGTCTGATTGGCGGATGCCTTCTTCGATGCGCTTGATAAATAATGAGCGGTCGAATAAGTCTTTCAAATTAAAGACTTCTGGTAAATATTGGATAGCCGCATATTAGCTCTTGCTTAGTCATGGCAATTAATTTCCACCCGCCAGCAGTCCCGCCACTGACAAATCCTCATCCAACTCCTCCCAATGCAGTCCGCGTCCGCCGCCACCGATAGCCACTTGCTGCCGTTGCTCGGGCCGGGCCGCCAGCAGCCTCGGAAACCAGAGCAATGGTAAGCTTACCGTGCGGCCATCGGTGAGTTGCACGTGCATCGTAATGTCGTCAAAGGTAACTGCTTTGGCCAGGGCAGTGGTAGGGCGGTAGGTGTTCATTGCATCCAATTAACCAGTTGCAAGCCCGCTATCCGCTCATAATGCCGGGTATTGTTGGTGGCTAAAACAAGCCCGTTGGCCAGCGCTACCCCTGCGATTAAGGTATCAGTATACCCAATGCTTAAACCACGCCGGCGTAAATCGGCCTCAATCTGCGCCGCAATGGCTGCCGATTCTGCCGTTACAGGCAGCAGGTTACTTAACGAAAGGATGGCTTGCAGGCGGCCTAACTGCGTGCGGGCGTCGCGGTACAGCAGACCGTTCAGGGCCTCGCAGTAAGTGATTACGCTTACCTGAAGCAATCTGTGCGCTAACCCGTAGGCTTCCGCCCGCTTGCTGATAAGGAGATTACGACGCACCAACTCGGACACAATGTCGGTGTCAAGCAGGGTGGGCTTCATCCTCCATAAACGGATTGGGGCGCGTAAGTAACTTAGCCCGCGTGCGCCACATATGGGCCTCCACGTCTGCCCAAGCCTCCGGGCTAAGGTCATCGGGGCTAGTGAGTAGCTCGTGCAGCTTGGCCGCTATTGCTTCGTTGGAAATAGGGGTAGGCAGTAGTGTTTGCACCAGTTCATGCACTTTATCCAGATGCTCGGGCGGCACCTGCTGGAGTTCTTGGATAATGGTTTCGAGGGTTACCATAGCATCGGGTTTTCAGGTAGCCTAAGTTACAACGTTTTCCGCCAGCGGTTTAAGTAGCGGAGGGCTTTGGCTTCTGTTAGCGTTTCATGAATTTTTAGTGTATTTATTTATTCTGCCAGTAATACATAGACGCTGATAAATAATTTTAAAAGCTTTCTATTATTTTTTGTAATTTGGGATATGCTACAAGGAGGTCTAAGTCATTATGGGTTGCCAAGCTTATAATATCCTTCGCTCTTTTAATGCGCTTGAGCATTGGCATAATAATACTATTACTATGTTTAATGAATTTGTACAAATCATCAACTGAGGTTGGTAATTTATAGCCCTTATCACCAGAGCTATTACTAGCGATTAAAACGCCGGAATCTCGAACCTTTCCTACTATTTGTGTGCGAAAATACTGCTCGGATATTTTGTGTTGCCTTCCTGCATCAAGATGGTTGATTAGCTCTTTGGTAGATACAAATCCTTTTTTTCTGTATGTAGTATAGTACATTAAGAGAAGCTTAACAAAACTTATTTGGTCTGAGTGGCTCTTGTCATTATTCTGCTTATCTCTTACGAAGCTGAGCGCACTTCGTAGAGCCATTTCGGAAACTCTAATATCAAATAAACTATCACAAGTATTAACTTCTTCTTCTAACTTTTCATAGTTAGGAAAATGATTAATACTAGAAAGACGTGGCTCTAATAATTTTAAAAAGGTTTCTGATTCACTGCTTTTCTTCGTGTCATCAAAGCAATAGCCTAAAGTGCCAGCCATAAAATCAGCCACTTGTATCATCAAGTTGCTTCTTGAGTTTTCAACTAAGAAGTTAGCTCCTTCAAACAAATCACCTATGTGATTTTTTTGAACATATTTCTTAAAGCTTAGCATAAAGTCATTTCCACCATGCTCATCAACTGCTAAAGTTAACTTGGGGAAAGTCTTATAAAGCTCCTTGTAAACAAGGCCATTGGCAAACTTATAAAAAGATGCTTTGTGTTTGAATCCGTCTGAATACAGAAGCTTTTTATTTATAACTACAGCATAAATCTGAAAATTAAGTTTGCATAATTTTTCTAATATTGCTTTCCTTCTTTGATGATTTTGGCCTACTTTAAGTGATTTTATTTCACCAGTCTGAAAGTTCTTGCGCCTAATTTCCTCCACTTCTATTTCCAACAAGCCTAAGTCATGCTCGTTAACGATAATACTACACACAATAAAATGCGAGGTCTGCTTATCGAAAGCAAATGAATTTGTGCCGAATTCATCAGCAAAGGCTAGGGTTTGCATACTTCAAATATGTGAAAAACAAAACCCCCGCGCCGGCCTCATCAGCCAACGCGGGGGTTCATATTAATTGGCAACCGCCAAATTACTACATATTCTTCACAATCTCCTCGCCGAATTCGCTCGTTTTGAGGAGGGTAGCGCCCTCCATCTGGCGCTCGAAATCGTAGGTGACGCGCTTGCTTTCGATGGCGGCTTCGAGGCCTTTATTGATGAGGGCGGCGGCTTCTTTCCAGCCCAGGTGCTCCAGCATCATCACGCCCGAGAGGATAACCGAGCCGGGATTTACCTTGTCCTGGTTGGCGTACTTGGGCGCGGTGCCGTGGGTGGCCTCGAAGATGGCGTGGCCGGTCAGGTAGTTGATGTTCGCGCCCGGCGCGATGCCGATGCCGCCCACGATGGCCGCCAGCGCGTCGGAGATGTAGTCGCCGTTCAGGTTCAGCGTTGCCACGACCGAGTATTCGGCGGGGCGTAGCAGAATCTGCTGCAAAAAGGCATCGGCGATGCTGTCCTTGATGATGAGCTTGCCCTGGTCCTGGGCCTGCTTTTGCAGCGCGTCGGCCACCGACTGGCCCTGCTTGGCCACGATTTTATCGTACTGCGCCCAGGTAAACACCTTGCTGCCAAACTCCTTCTCGGCCAGCTCGTAGCCCCAGGTTTTGAACGCGCCCTCGGTGAATTTCATGATGTTGCCCTTGTGCACCAGCGTCACCGACGGCAGCTTGTGCTCCAGGGCGTACTTGATGGCGGCGCGCACGAGGCGCTCGGTACCTTCCTTGCTCACCGGCTTGATGCCGAATGACGATGACTCGGGGAAGCGAATCTTCTTCACGCCCATCTCGTCTTGCAGGAATTCGAGCATTTTTTGGGCCTGCGGGGTGCCATTCATGTACTCGATACCGGCGTAGATGTCCTCCGTATTTTCGCGGAAAATGACCATATTGGTCAGCTCCGGGTGCTTCACGGGCGAGGGCACGCCGTCGTAGTAGCGTACGGGGCGCACGCAGGCGTAGAGGTCTAACTCCTGGCGCAGGGCCACGTTCAGCGAGCGGATGCCGCCGCCCACGGGGGTAGTGAGCGGGCCTTTGATGCCCACCAGGTATTCGCGGAAAGCGTCCAGCGTTTCGGTCGGCAGCCAGTTGTTGAGTTGCTTGAAGGCTTTCTCGCCGGCTAGCACTTCCTTCCATACGAGCTTCCGCTTGCCGCCGTAGGCTTTTTCTACTGCCGCGTCAAATACGAGCTGCGAGGCCCGCCAAATATCCGGCCCCGTGCCGTCGCCCTCAATATAGGGGATAATCGGTTGGTCGGGGACGTTCAGCTTGCCATTTTTAATGGTGATTTTCTGCTCTGCCATGAGGAAAAAGGTTGTCTATTTAATCGTTGTTCAGGAGTGGGTGGGAAGTCAGGAAGTTCAAAGTATCCGTCCTTGCGAGCCTGCGAAGCAATCTTTCCTAGTCGTTCGCTTCGTTGGGTTAGTGCCCCTAGCGTGCAGGAGAGATTGCTTTGCAGGCTCGCAAGGACAAACGGTAATTAATACCCGAAAATCTCTTTCAGGGTAAGCTGTTGGACAATGCCATATTTAGCCAACGCATTGAAATTCAGACGGCCCTTGGAGCCAATAACCAGAATAACCTGGTTCTGACCTTTAATTTTGTCCTGCTGAAATTTCTGTAATTCGGCAAACGTCATGTTTTGAGTTTGGTCATACACGTCGCGGCGCACATCGTAATCGAGGCCCAGGCGGCGGGCGCGCTCGTAGCTGAGCAGCACGCCCTCGTGGGTAATGCGGTCGGTGGCGATGCTGTTGCGGATGCTCTGCTTGGCGATAACCAGGTTGGCATCAGCCAAAGGCATATCGGTCAGCAGGTTTTCCATGCCGCTCATGGCCTCGGGCAGCTTATCGCTCTGCGTGCCGATGTAACTGATAACGTAGTTGGAGCGCCCCGTTTTGTCGGCATTCGCGTAGCGCGACATGGCTGAGTACGCCAGCGCCTTGCTCTCGCGCAAGTCCTGAAACACGATGCTACCCATGCCGCCGCCGAAATACTCGTTGTAGAGTGCCACGGTCGGGGCCATTGCCTTATTATAAATGTCGCCCTTAGTCAGAAACAGGATTTCCGCCTGCACCATCTTGTAATCCACCCAATACACCTTTTTCTCCTTCAGCGGCTGCTCGGCAAAATCCTTGGCGGCCGGGTCAGGCTTGAGGGTAGCGGGGGTTTTGTGCTCCATCCAAATTGTTTCTAAAATTCCCCAGCCGCCAGATGGCGTGGGAGGCGTAGGTAATGACTTACCCCCACCCCGCTTATTTTCAGCTCCAATAGTAACCTTTGTAATATCACGTGGCCCGTAGTACAGCACCCGGTGCTGGTAGGTGGGTAGGGATTTCAGCAGCGAAGTCAATTGCGTGGGCTTCAGCGCCTTTAGCTGGGCCTCCGGGACGATGTTGGTAAACGGATTGCGCGAACCATACTTGGCGTAGTTCAGCATGGCCTGATTCAGAATCACGCCCTTGCTGAGCTTGGCATCCTGGCGCTGCTTCAGAATCCCGGCCACCTGGTTTTTCAGCGCCGCCGCGTCGGGGCGCGGGTTGTTCAGCACCTGCTCGAACAGCTTCAGCGCCGGCTCCAGGTTGGTATCCAAGCCGCTGAGGCTGATGAGCACCCGGTCCTGCGTGCTGCTAATGGCAAATGAGCAGCCCAGCTTGTAAAACTCCTGCTGCAGCTGCGCGGCGGTGTATTGCCCGGTGCCCAGGTACTGCAAATAATCGGTCGCCACATCAAGTAGCGGGTTATTATTGGTGCCCAGGTCAATGGCGTAAAACAGGCTAAACAGCCCGTTCTCCGTGTTCTTGGTATAATAGAGGGGTAGGCCGGGCTTGATTTCCGCCGTCTGAATATCCTTTTTATAATCGACGAAAACCGGCTGCAAGTCGGTGCTCGGCAGCTTGCTCACCTCCGTGTAAAAGGCCGAGGCCGCGTCGCGGTTGGCCGGCACCGGCGTAATGGCGGGCTTCACCACCTTCACCTTGTTCGGGTCTTCCCCCGTGCGCTTAAACACGGCCACGTAATCCGGCCCGTAGTTATCGTTGGCAAACTGGATGATTTCCTCCTTGGTAATCGTCGCAAAATCTTCATCTTGCTTCAAGTAATCGGCCCAGCTCACGCGCTCAATAAACGACTCGTACATGGCCGCGGCGCGGGCATCGTTGCGCTCGTAGCTCTTGGTGCGGGTCAGTTGCTCGTTGTTGACGATGGCCGGAATAAGCCAGTCGGGGAAGTCGCCGCGCTTCACCTTGTCCACTTCGGCCAGCATCAATTTTTGTACTTCTTCCAGCTTCTGGCCCTGGCGCGGCGTGCCGTAGAGCACATGCGTGGAGTAGTCGTCGTTGAGGTCGGCAAAAGTTTGGGCTTGCAACACCTTTTGCTGCTGGTTCAGGTCGAGGTCGAACAGGCCGGCCTGGCCGTTGGTCAGGATTTTATCCAGCATCCGCAGGCGCAGGCCGTCGCGGGTGGCTTTGCCGGGTAGGCGGTAGCCCAGCATCACGTTTTCCGCCTGAGGCCCCAGCACCTCCTTCACGATGGGCGCGGTAATTGGCTTCTCCACCGGCGAAATAAAGGCCGGCACCGGCTTGCTCTGTAACTCGCCAAAATACTGGTCAATCAGTCGGATGGTCTGGTCATAATCCAGGTCGCCGCTCAGGCAGAGCGCCATATTATTCGGCACGTAATACTCGCCGAAGTATTTCTTAATCTCCGTAATGGACGGATTTTGCAGGTGCTCAATCGTGCCGATGGTCGTCTGCGTGCCGTAGGGGTGGGTAGGGTAGAGGCTGGCATTCAGCGTCTCAAACTCCTTATTAAAATCCGAATCCAGGCCCCGGTTTTTCTCCTCATACACCGCTTCCAACTCGGTATGGAATAGGCGCGGCACCATTTCCTTCAGGCGCTCGCTCTGCACAGCAGCCCACTTTTCGAGCTGATTACTCGGAATATCTTCCTGATAAACTGTCTCTTCATTCGACGTATGCGCGTTCGAGTTCTTCGAGCCGATGCTACCCATCAGCTTGTCGTACTCATTCGGCACGGCGTAGCGCGCCGCTACCCCCGAAATGGAGTCAATCTGGTGATACGTCCGCTTGCGGGCCGCCGGGTCGTCGCGCTCGCCGCGGTACACCTCGTACAGGGCCTCAATCTTGTCCAGTTCCGGCTTTTCCTTGCTCCAGTCTTTGGTACCGAGGCGCGAGGTACCCTTAAATACCATGTGCTCCAGGTAGTGCGCCAGGCCGGTGGCGGTAGCCGGGTCGTTTTTGGAGCCGGCACGCACGGCCAGGTACGTTTGAATACGCGGCGCGTTCTTGTAGTCCGACAGGTAAACGGTCAGCCCATTATCCAGCTTGTACACGCGCACGCCGAGCGGGTCGTTGGGGGCCGTTTCGTAGCGGTACTCCTTAATTTTGGCGGCGGCCGGGGCAATGGCTTCCTGCGTAGTAGCAGCGGCCGTGGCGGCAGGCTTGCTCGACTGGCACTGCGTGGTGAGGCCGAGGGCAGCCAAGGCTGGCAGCAGGAGCAACAACGGTCTATTCACAAAGGTACTAGTCAGAGCGCGGGGAGGATATTAGGGGCACAAAGGTAGAAGTTCGTGCGGGTAATAAAAAACAAAAAAATTAATCTGGCTGCATTACCTTGCGCGGTCATAGCCGCGGCGATGGTAGGCTAAAGGACCCGCATTTGGACCAAAACGTTGCTGATTCTTGCAATAAGTTGGGTCTAGAACCGTCTAGCGGAGTTCACTTTTTCTTTTTCTCCCTCCTTATGGCCCAGACAGTTTTTATCACGGGCACTTCAACGGGCATTGGCGCTGCCGCGGTACGCCTCTTCGCCGCCCACGGCTGGCAGGTAGCCGCTACCATGCGCAACCCCGCCGATGCCAAATTCAGCAACTTACCCGGCGTGCGGGTGTATGCCCTCGACGTAACCGACGCGGCCTCCGTGCAACGTGCCGTGGCGCAGGCGCAGCGGGAATTTGGCCGGCTCGACGTCCTCCTCAACAACGCAGGCTACGGCCTCGTGGGGCCGTTCGAGACGGCTACGCCCGCCCAGATTCAGCAACAGTTTGCCACTAATGTATTTGGCGTTTTTGCCGTTACGCAGGCCGTGTTGCCGGCCATGCGCGCCCAAAAATCCGGTGTTATCATCAACATCACGTCGGTGGGCGGGCGCACGGCCTTCCCCATGAATTCGCTCTACCACGCCACTAAGTTTGGTCTCGACGGCTTTTCGGAGTCACTCTGGTATGAGCTGGCTCCCTTCGGCATTCAGGTAAAAGTGGTGGCCCCCGGCGGGGTAGCCACCGATTTTGCGGGCCGCTCGCTGCATCTCACGGCCGACCCCAACGGCGAAGCCAACCCCTACGCTGGCCAGATGCGGGCCGTGCTCGATGCCTTCAGCAGCCGGGGCGGGGCTGCTTCTCAGCCCGAGCATATTGCCGAAATTATTTATCAAGCCGCCACCGACGGCAAAAACCAACTCCGCTACATTGCTGGGGACGACGCCGAGCGCCTGCTGGGCGCAAAAGCCCACATGACTGAAAGTGACTTCATGCAGATGATTCAGCAGAATTTTTTGGGTAATAATGGGTAACAGGTAATAAAAGAACGGTCATGCTGAAGGAAGCATCTCGACCGCTTCGTTGCAACGATATTGGTTACTTGCGCGGTCGAGATGCTTCCTTCGTCAGCATGACCGTTCTTTTATTACCTGTTACCCCCACTACCTCATTGCACCAGTGGCCGCACGCGGCTGCCCAGTAACTCGATAGCGCGCATCAGCTTGGCGTGGGGCAGGTTGGCGTTGTCCATTTGGAAGGTGATGCGCGCGAGGCCACCCAGCGCCTCGCTGTGACGGTTTATTTTTTCGGCTACCTCTTCAGGGCCGCCCACCAGTAGCGCCCCGCGCGGCCCGGCCACCGCGTCGAAATGCTGGCGCGTAACCGGTGGCCAGCCGCGCTCCCGGCCGATGGCCGTAAACGTCTGGGCGTAGCCGGGATAAAACTCCGCCACGGCCTGCTCGGTCGTTTCGGCCACGTAGCCCAGCGAGTGCAGGCCCACCGGCAGCTGCTCGGGCGTGAAGCCCGCCCGCTGGCCCGCTTCGCGGTAGAGGTCCACCAGCGGCCGGAAGCGGTGCGTTTCGCCCCCGATAACGGCCACCATGAGGGGTAGGCCCAGCGTGCCGGCCCGCACGAACGACTCGGGCGTGCCGCCTACCCCCAGCCAGATGGGCAGCCGCGCCTGCATCGGGCGCGGGTACACGCCCTGCCCCGTAAGGGCCGGCCGGTGCTTGCCTTGCCAATTAATATGCTCCTCGTCGCGCAGGCGCAGCAGCAGGCCGAGTTTTTCCTCGAACAGACTATCGTAATCCCGCAAATTCAGCCCAAACAGCGGGAAGGATTCGGTAAAAGAGCCGCGGCCCACCACCATTTCCACGCGCCCCTGGGCAATGAGGTCAAGGGTAGCGAACTGCTGAAACACCCGCACCGGGTCGGCGGCGCTGAGCACGGTCACGGCGCTGGTGAGCCGGATTTGGGTAGTGCGCGCGGCGGCGGCCCCCAGAATTACGGTCGGGGCCGAGTCCAGAAACTCGCGCCGGTGGTGCTCGCCCAGCCCAAACACGTCGAGCCCCACCGCGTCGGCGTGCGCAATGCGGTCGAGTAGCTGGCGCATCGCCGCCGCGTTATCATTATCGGGGCCAGCCGCCAAGCCCATATTGGCGGCGGCGAAGCTATCAATTCCTACTTGCATATCAGAAGCGGGAAAGTAGCCGGGCGCGACGACGGGCCGGGCGGCTTGCTTTCACCAGCTTCCTAAAGACCAAAGTCGGCCGCATTGTTGGCGACCGGCCCGGAACGGGGGGGTAGGGCTAGCCGGTCCTCAGTTGGCCGACCGGCGAAAGGCGGCCGGCGTGCGGCCCGTCTTGCTCTTAAATAAGCGCGTGAAATACTGCGGATACTCAAAACCCAGCTGGAACGCCGTTTCATTAATGGTCAGCGACGTGCTGAGCAACAGCTGCTTAGCCCGCTCAATCAGAGCCTGGTGAATGTGCTGCTGCGTGTTTTGGCCAGTGAGCGTGCGCAGCATATCGCCGAGGTAGGCCGGCGACACGTGCAGCGCATCGGCGAAGTGCTGCACGGTGGGTAGGGGCTGGCCCGCCTCTGCCGCAAAATAGGCAGCGAGCAGCGTTTCAAAGCGGCTCAGCAAGTCGTGTTCAGCCGTGTGGCGGGTCAGGAACTGCCGGTGGTAGAAGCGGTTGGCGTAGGTAAGCAGCGTTTCCAACTGCGTCAGTAGCACCGCGTGACTAAAGGCGTCGAGTGGCCGTTCGTACTCCCTTTTGAGGCCGGCCAGCAGGTCATCGAGTACGCGCTCCTCCTGCGCCGAAAGGTGCAAGGCTTCGTGTACATCGTAGGAGAAAAAGCCGTAGCGGGTAATACTCTGGCCCAGCGGGTACTTACGCAGCAAGTCGGGATGGACGAGCAGCATCCAGCCCGTTAGCTCGGAAATATCGAGCGACTCATCCACCGTGAACACCTGGCCTGGTGCCGAGAAGCCCAGCACGCCCTCGCTGAAATCATACGTTTGGCGGCCGTAGTGTAACAGTCCTTTAAGATTGCGCTTTAAAAATATGATGTAGAACTGCGGCACCACCGGCGTAAGTAGCCGCGCCCGCTCGGCGGCCGACAACGGGTCGCTAGCCCAACTGCGGGCGGTCCCCAGGTCAATCAGCGTGAGCAGCGGGTGCGCCGGGGCCGGCAGGTTGTAATACCGCGTGTAGTCCGTGACGGAAGCCAGTACCTGAAAATCCTTAACCTGCTGTTTCATAAATAGTTGCTATACTGGTGTCCCATAAAGTACTGGCCGTGAGCCCCGCGCTGCAAGCCTTCTCAAGAAAACCACGATGCGTCAGTTGAATTTCGGGGGCAAAACTCATCGCGTGCGGCCCGCAACCAGTGCTTTACCTGGCCAACCAATAAGCGGCGCTACGAAAAGCTCGGATACGCCGCGCCTACCGTGCTGCCTACGGGCAGAATGGCGTCCAACTCAGCCAGCTCGGTCGCGCTCAGGTGAATATCGGCGGCGGCTACATTGGCTTCCAGATACTTGCGACGCTTGGTGCCCGGAATGGTGACTACTCCCTGCGCCAGCACCCAGGCCAGGGCCAGCTGCGCGGGCGTTACGCCCTTGGCTTGGGCCGAGGCTTCGAGCTTGCGCACCAGCTCCAGGTTTTTATAGAAGTTTTCGCCCTGGTAGCGCGGAAACATCCGGCGCGAATCGGTAGCCTCGAAGTCGTCGGGCGATTTGATTTCGCCCGATAAAAAACCCCGGCCCAGCGGCGAGTACCCCACGAAGCCGATGCCCAACTCGCGCGTGGCTTGTAGCACGCCATTCTCCTCCACGCCTCGGTCGAAGAGCGAATACTCGGTTTCCAGCGCCGAAATAGGGTGTACGGCGTGCGCCTGGCGCAAGATGTCGGCCGGCACTTCGCTCAGGCCCAGGTAGCGCACCTTGCCTTCTTCCACGAGCCGGCTCATGGCCCCTACCGTGTCCTCAATGGGGGTAGCCGGGTCGAGGCGGTGCAGGTAATAAAGGTCCACGTAGTCGGTGCCCAGGTTTTTTAGCGAGCGCTCGATGCTTTTGCGCACGTAGTCGGGCCGCCCATTAAACTGCCCGTTCCAGGTAGCATCGTCGCCAATCTCAAAACCAAACTTGGTGGCGATGGTGTACTTATCGCGCTGGCCGGCAATGGCTTGGCCAACCAGCCGCTCGTTGTGCAACGGCCCGTACACGTCGGCCGTGTCGAGCATGGTCACGCCCAGCTCCAGGGCCCGGTGAATGGTGGCGATGCTCTCGGTATCATCAATGGCCCCGTAGATGGTGCCGCCCACGAAGCCCGACATGCCCATGCAGCCCAGGCCCTCCACGGATACTTCCAAGCCCTGGCTACCCAGAGCTACTTTCTTGATGCTAGTCATGTGATTACGGTAAAAAGGGTAGTTATTCTACTAAACAAAGGTCCGGCCCTACCCCCCGCTAGGGCTATACAAACCGGCCCTTCTGCAACACAAATCGCCGGCCCCCAAACGCGCAAACGCCCGGCCGATGAATCATCGGCCGGGCGGCTAAAGCTGAAAAATACTACTCGGCGCTTGGGGCGGGTGGCGTTTCCGCAGTGGCCTCGCCTTCCGGGCGCGGGCCTTTGCCGCCCCGGTTGCGGCCACCGCGCTTGCGGCGGCGCTGGCCTTCGGGCTTGTCGCCGTCGGGGCGGGGTTCGCGGGGGGTAGGGGCTTCCCCGTCGGCGTGAGGCTCACGGGGGGTAGGGGCTTCGACTTCGGGGCGTGGCTCGCGAGGTGGGCGCGGGGTGCGGGGCGGGCGGCTGGTGCCTTCTGCGGCTTCACCTTCGGGGCGCGGGGCGCGGGGCGGACGCGCCTCGCGGGGCGGAGCCACATAGGCAGCTATCGGCGTTTGGCCGGCATCAATGGCGGCTAAGCGGGCGGCGGCATTCGCCATGCGCTCAGCGCGGTGCGGGTCGTTCTTGTCTTCGTCGCGGCGTGGGCCGCGGTCGCGGCCCTGGCGGTCACCTTCGGCGCGCGGGCCACGCTCGCCTTCGCGGCGGGGACCGCGGTCGCGGCTGCCACCACCACTACCGCCCCGGCCGCCGTCGCGGGGGCCGGTTTTGCCGCGCAGGCCGCTGAAGCGCTTGGGGTCAAATTCGGGGGCCGGGCCGTAGCCGAGGCCCTCGGTAATGGCCTGCTTCTCAATCTCGCGCTCAATGAGCTTTTCGATTTTGATGATGCGGTCCTGGTCCTGGTCGGCGATGAAGGTGATGGCGGTGCCGGTAGTGGCCGCCCGCGCCGTGCGCCCGATGCGGTGCACGTAGTCTTCGGCGGCGCGGGGCACGTCGAAGTTTACCACGTGGCTCAGCGAGTCAATATCAATGCCCCGGCTCACTACATCGGTGGCCACCAGGATGGGAAACTGCTTGTTTTTGAAGGCTCGCATGGTGTCCTCGCGCTCCTCCTGGGTGCGGTCGGAGCTGATGCCTTGGGCGGGGTAGCCCAGCTTATTAAGTGAGCGCACGATGCCGGCCACCGCCGCTT
The genomic region above belongs to Hymenobacter psoromatis and contains:
- a CDS encoding DUF2442 domain-containing protein, translating into MNTYRPTTALAKAVTFDDITMHVQLTDGRTVSLPLLWFPRLLAARPEQRQQVAIGGGGRGLHWEELDEDLSVAGLLAGGN
- the icd gene encoding NADP-dependent isocitrate dehydrogenase; its protein translation is MAEQKITIKNGKLNVPDQPIIPYIEGDGTGPDIWRASQLVFDAAVEKAYGGKRKLVWKEVLAGEKAFKQLNNWLPTETLDAFREYLVGIKGPLTTPVGGGIRSLNVALRQELDLYACVRPVRYYDGVPSPVKHPELTNMVIFRENTEDIYAGIEYMNGTPQAQKMLEFLQDEMGVKKIRFPESSSFGIKPVSKEGTERLVRAAIKYALEHKLPSVTLVHKGNIMKFTEGAFKTWGYELAEKEFGSKVFTWAQYDKIVAKQGQSVADALQKQAQDQGKLIIKDSIADAFLQQILLRPAEYSVVATLNLNGDYISDALAAIVGGIGIAPGANINYLTGHAIFEATHGTAPKYANQDKVNPGSVILSGVMMLEHLGWKEAAALINKGLEAAIESKRVTYDFERQMEGATLLKTSEFGEEIVKNM
- a CDS encoding SDR family oxidoreductase gives rise to the protein MAQTVFITGTSTGIGAAAVRLFAAHGWQVAATMRNPADAKFSNLPGVRVYALDVTDAASVQRAVAQAQREFGRLDVLLNNAGYGLVGPFETATPAQIQQQFATNVFGVFAVTQAVLPAMRAQKSGVIINITSVGGRTAFPMNSLYHATKFGLDGFSESLWYELAPFGIQVKVVAPGGVATDFAGRSLHLTADPNGEANPYAGQMRAVLDAFSSRGGAASQPEHIAEIIYQAATDGKNQLRYIAGDDAERLLGAKAHMTESDFMQMIQQNFLGNNG
- a CDS encoding DUF3800 domain-containing protein: MQTLAFADEFGTNSFAFDKQTSHFIVCSIIVNEHDLGLLEIEVEEIRRKNFQTGEIKSLKVGQNHQRRKAILEKLCKLNFQIYAVVINKKLLYSDGFKHKASFYKFANGLVYKELYKTFPKLTLAVDEHGGNDFMLSFKKYVQKNHIGDLFEGANFLVENSRSNLMIQVADFMAGTLGYCFDDTKKSSESETFLKLLEPRLSSINHFPNYEKLEEEVNTCDSLFDIRVSEMALRSALSFVRDKQNNDKSHSDQISFVKLLLMYYTTYRKKGFVSTKELINHLDAGRQHKISEQYFRTQIVGKVRDSGVLIASNSSGDKGYKLPTSVDDLYKFIKHSNSIIMPMLKRIKRAKDIISLATHNDLDLLVAYPKLQKIIESF
- a CDS encoding LLM class flavin-dependent oxidoreductase, coding for MQVGIDSFAAANMGLAAGPDNDNAAAMRQLLDRIAHADAVGLDVFGLGEHHRREFLDSAPTVILGAAAARTTQIRLTSAVTVLSAADPVRVFQQFATLDLIAQGRVEMVVGRGSFTESFPLFGLNLRDYDSLFEEKLGLLLRLRDEEHINWQGKHRPALTGQGVYPRPMQARLPIWLGVGGTPESFVRAGTLGLPLMVAVIGGETHRFRPLVDLYREAGQRAGFTPEQLPVGLHSLGYVAETTEQAVAEFYPGYAQTFTAIGRERGWPPVTRQHFDAVAGPRGALLVGGPEEVAEKINRHSEALGGLARITFQMDNANLPHAKLMRAIELLGSRVRPLVQ
- a CDS encoding M16 family metallopeptidase produces the protein MNRPLLLLLPALAALGLTTQCQSSKPAATAAATTQEAIAPAAAKIKEYRYETAPNDPLGVRVYKLDNGLTVYLSDYKNAPRIQTYLAVRAGSKNDPATATGLAHYLEHMVFKGTSRLGTKDWSKEKPELDKIEALYEVYRGERDDPAARKRTYHQIDSISGVAARYAVPNEYDKLMGSIGSKNSNAHTSNEETVYQEDIPSNQLEKWAAVQSERLKEMVPRLFHTELEAVYEEKNRGLDSDFNKEFETLNASLYPTHPYGTQTTIGTIEHLQNPSITEIKKYFGEYYVPNNMALCLSGDLDYDQTIRLIDQYFGELQSKPVPAFISPVEKPITAPIVKEVLGPQAENVMLGYRLPGKATRDGLRLRMLDKILTNGQAGLFDLDLNQQQKVLQAQTFADLNDDYSTHVLYGTPRQGQKLEEVQKLMLAEVDKVKRGDFPDWLIPAIVNNEQLTRTKSYERNDARAAAMYESFIERVSWADYLKQDEDFATITKEEIIQFANDNYGPDYVAVFKRTGEDPNKVKVVKPAITPVPANRDAASAFYTEVSKLPSTDLQPVFVDYKKDIQTAEIKPGLPLYYTKNTENGLFSLFYAIDLGTNNNPLLDVATDYLQYLGTGQYTAAQLQQEFYKLGCSFAISSTQDRVLISLSGLDTNLEPALKLFEQVLNNPRPDAAALKNQVAGILKQRQDAKLSKGVILNQAMLNYAKYGSRNPFTNIVPEAQLKALKPTQLTSLLKSLPTYQHRVLYYGPRDITKVTIGAENKRGGGKSLPTPPTPSGGWGILETIWMEHKTPATLKPDPAAKDFAEQPLKEKKVYWVDYKMVQAEILFLTKGDIYNKAMAPTVALYNEYFGGGMGSIVFQDLRESKALAYSAMSRYANADKTGRSNYVISYIGTQSDKLPEAMSGMENLLTDMPLADANLVIAKQSIRNSIATDRITHEGVLLSYERARRLGLDYDVRRDVYDQTQNMTFAELQKFQQDKIKGQNQVILVIGSKGRLNFNALAKYGIVQQLTLKEIFGY
- a CDS encoding type II toxin-antitoxin system VapC family toxin, whose protein sequence is MKPTLLDTDIVSELVRRNLLISKRAEAYGLAHRLLQVSVITYCEALNGLLYRDARTQLGRLQAILSLSNLLPVTAESAAIAAQIEADLRRRGLSIGYTDTLIAGVALANGLVLATNNTRHYERIAGLQLVNWMQ